A stretch of Microbacterium sp. LWH3-1.2 DNA encodes these proteins:
- the nusA gene encoding transcription termination factor NusA: protein MDIDLGLLRTVEREKEIPFDELVRIIEQAILTAYAKHTSPTGELPEGARAELDRKTGHVAVFIPLLDDEGAVIGEEESTPEDFGRIAAFAAKQVISQRLRDIADDAVLGEFRGKEGDIVAGIVQQGPNPRMVHVDLGTVEAILPPEEQVPGEDYAHGARLRVYVTSVAKGTKGPQITVSRTHPGLVRKLFALEVPEIPAGLVEIVSLAREAGHRTKIAVKANDPSINAKGACIGELGRRVRAVTEELGGEKIDIVDYDPELAKFVANALSPAKVTSSFILDASNKAVRALVPDYQLSLAIGKEGQNARLAAKLTGAKIDIQPDSILEEG, encoded by the coding sequence GTGGACATCGATCTCGGACTGCTGCGGACTGTCGAGCGCGAGAAGGAGATCCCCTTCGACGAGCTCGTGCGCATCATCGAACAGGCGATCCTGACCGCCTACGCCAAGCACACCTCGCCCACGGGCGAGCTGCCGGAGGGCGCGCGCGCGGAGCTGGACCGCAAGACCGGTCACGTGGCCGTGTTCATCCCCCTGCTCGACGACGAGGGCGCCGTCATCGGCGAGGAGGAGTCGACTCCCGAGGACTTCGGCCGCATCGCCGCGTTCGCCGCGAAGCAGGTCATCAGCCAGCGTCTGCGCGACATCGCCGACGACGCCGTGCTGGGGGAGTTCCGCGGCAAGGAGGGCGACATCGTCGCCGGCATCGTGCAGCAGGGACCGAACCCGCGCATGGTGCACGTGGACCTCGGCACGGTCGAGGCGATCCTGCCTCCCGAGGAGCAGGTGCCCGGTGAGGACTACGCGCACGGCGCGCGGCTGCGCGTCTACGTGACCTCGGTAGCGAAGGGCACCAAGGGCCCGCAGATCACCGTCTCGCGCACGCACCCCGGGCTCGTCCGCAAGCTGTTCGCGCTCGAGGTGCCCGAGATCCCCGCGGGCCTGGTCGAGATCGTCTCGCTCGCGCGCGAGGCCGGCCACCGCACCAAGATCGCCGTGAAGGCGAACGACCCCTCGATCAACGCGAAGGGCGCGTGCATCGGCGAGCTCGGTCGCCGCGTGCGCGCGGTCACCGAGGAGCTCGGCGGCGAGAAGATCGACATCGTCGACTACGACCCTGAGCTCGCCAAGTTCGTCGCGAACGCCCTGTCGCCCGCGAAGGTGACGTCGAGCTTCATCCTGGATGCCTCGAACAAGGCCGTGCGCGCGCTCGTGCCCGACTACCAGCTGTCGCTCGCGATCGGCAAGGAGGGGCAGAACGCCCGCCTGGCCGCGAAGCTCACCGGCGCGAAGATCGACATCCAGCCGGACTCGATCCTCGAGGAGGGCTGA
- a CDS encoding YlxR family protein, whose protein sequence is MEAVRTCVGCRTRAPRATLLRVVSIDSVLVVDERASMPGRGAWVHETPECVDAAIRRRAFVRALRVSGPLDTQTIEQHIQRKG, encoded by the coding sequence ATGGAGGCTGTACGAACGTGCGTCGGATGCCGCACGCGTGCTCCCCGGGCCACCCTCCTCAGGGTGGTCTCCATCGATTCCGTCCTCGTCGTCGACGAGCGCGCATCGATGCCCGGAAGAGGCGCGTGGGTGCACGAGACGCCGGAGTGCGTGGATGCCGCGATTCGGCGCCGCGCCTTCGTGCGGGCATTGCGTGTGTCAGGCCCGCTTGACACGCAGACCATCGAACAGCACATACAGCGAAAAGGCTGA
- the infB gene encoding translation initiation factor IF-2: MAAKPRVHEIASELGVDSKVALEKLKALGEYVKSPSSTIEPPVARKLRAALEADGAAKSADGAPAAAKPAAAAPAAPAAKPGAPAGRPGPAAKPGPARPAAPAAPAAPAAKAAPEAPAAPAAKAPAAPAPAAPAAPAAKAAAAPAAPGAPKPGPAAATPQPPRPGGTPRPGNNPFASSQGMGQRPAGPRPGNNPFASAQGMGQRPSPGNIPRPQAPRPGAPRPGAPRPGGAGRPGGGGRPGAPFQQRPGGPGRPGGAGGGFQRPGGAPGAGAPGGGFAGRPGGGGGRGRGPGGGTAGAFGKGGGKSKQRKSRRAKRQEFEMRSAPVVGGVNVQKGNGEIIRLRRGASIADFADKLEALRGYTVQPGTLVTILFNLGEMATATESLDEATFEVLGAELGYKIQMVSPEDEDKELLEGFGLDLEAELEAENEEDLEIRPPVVTVMGHVDHGKTRLLDAIRQTNVVAGEAGGITQHIGAYQVWTEHDGIERAITFIDTPGHEAFTAMRARGAQVTDIAILVVAADDGIMPQTVEALNHAQAANVPIVVAVNKVDKPEANPAKVRQQLTEYGLVAEEYGGDVMFVDVSARQNTGIQELLDAVLLTADAGLDLTANPNKDARGVAIEAKLDKGRGSVATVLIQSGTLRVGDAIVAGTAYGRVRAMIDENGDPVEEAFPSRPVQVQGLNSVPRAGDTFIVTEEDRTARQIAEKREAAERNAQLAKARKRISLEDFTRALEEGKVESLNLIIKGDVSGAVEALEESLLKIEVDDSVQLRIIHRGVGAITESDINLATIDNAIVIGFNVRPDTKARERAAREGVDVRFYSVIYNAIDDVEQSLKGLLKPEYEEVQSGVAEIREVFRSSKFGNIAGVIVRSGTITRNAKARVIRDGVVIADGLAIESLRRFKDDVTEVRTDFEAGIGLGKYNDIQVGDEIETTEMVEKPRA; the protein is encoded by the coding sequence GTGGCTGCCAAACCACGCGTGCACGAGATCGCTTCCGAGCTCGGCGTCGACAGCAAGGTCGCGCTCGAGAAGCTGAAGGCGCTCGGCGAATACGTCAAGAGCCCCTCGTCCACCATCGAACCCCCCGTAGCGCGGAAGCTCCGTGCTGCGCTCGAAGCCGACGGCGCGGCCAAGTCCGCTGACGGAGCGCCCGCCGCGGCGAAGCCCGCCGCTGCGGCACCCGCAGCGCCCGCGGCGAAGCCCGGCGCGCCGGCCGGTCGACCCGGCCCGGCTGCCAAGCCGGGTCCGGCGCGCCCGGCCGCTCCGGCTGCGCCCGCCGCCCCGGCCGCGAAGGCCGCTCCGGAGGCACCGGCTGCTCCGGCGGCCAAGGCTCCCGCCGCGCCCGCCCCGGCCGCGCCCGCGGCTCCGGCCGCCAAGGCGGCGGCCGCCCCGGCCGCGCCCGGTGCGCCCAAGCCCGGCCCCGCCGCCGCCACGCCGCAGCCTCCGCGCCCGGGTGGCACACCGCGTCCCGGCAACAACCCCTTCGCGTCGTCGCAGGGCATGGGCCAGCGCCCGGCCGGCCCGCGTCCGGGCAACAACCCCTTCGCCTCCGCACAGGGCATGGGCCAGCGCCCGAGCCCCGGCAACATCCCGCGTCCCCAGGCTCCGCGCCCGGGTGCCCCCCGTCCCGGCGCTCCGCGCCCCGGTGGTGCGGGTCGCCCCGGTGGCGGCGGTCGTCCCGGCGCTCCGTTCCAGCAGCGTCCCGGTGGTCCCGGTCGTCCCGGCGGTGCCGGCGGCGGCTTCCAGCGTCCCGGCGGCGCGCCCGGTGCAGGCGCCCCGGGCGGCGGCTTCGCCGGTCGTCCCGGTGGGGGCGGCGGTCGTGGCCGCGGCCCCGGCGGCGGCACCGCCGGTGCCTTCGGCAAAGGCGGCGGCAAGTCCAAGCAGCGCAAGTCGCGTCGCGCGAAGCGGCAGGAATTCGAGATGCGGTCGGCCCCGGTCGTCGGCGGCGTCAACGTCCAGAAGGGCAACGGCGAGATCATCCGCCTGCGCCGCGGCGCCTCGATCGCGGACTTCGCCGACAAGCTCGAGGCGCTGCGCGGCTACACCGTGCAGCCCGGCACGCTCGTGACGATCCTCTTCAACCTCGGCGAGATGGCCACGGCCACAGAGTCGCTGGACGAGGCGACGTTCGAGGTGCTCGGCGCCGAGCTGGGCTACAAGATCCAGATGGTCTCGCCCGAGGACGAAGACAAGGAGCTCCTCGAGGGCTTCGGTCTCGACCTCGAGGCCGAGCTGGAGGCGGAGAATGAGGAGGACCTCGAGATCCGTCCTCCGGTCGTGACCGTCATGGGTCACGTCGACCACGGTAAGACGCGACTGCTCGACGCCATCCGCCAGACCAACGTGGTCGCCGGCGAGGCCGGTGGCATCACGCAGCACATCGGCGCCTACCAGGTTTGGACCGAGCACGACGGGATCGAGCGCGCGATCACCTTCATCGACACCCCGGGTCACGAGGCGTTCACCGCCATGCGTGCCCGCGGTGCGCAGGTGACCGACATCGCGATCCTCGTGGTCGCGGCCGACGACGGCATCATGCCGCAGACGGTGGAGGCGCTGAACCACGCCCAGGCGGCGAACGTGCCGATCGTGGTCGCGGTGAACAAGGTCGACAAGCCCGAGGCCAACCCGGCCAAGGTGCGACAGCAGCTGACCGAGTACGGTCTGGTGGCCGAGGAGTACGGCGGCGACGTCATGTTCGTCGACGTGTCGGCCCGTCAGAACACCGGCATCCAGGAGCTCCTGGACGCGGTGCTGCTCACCGCCGACGCGGGTCTTGACCTCACGGCCAACCCGAACAAGGACGCCCGCGGTGTCGCCATCGAGGCGAAGCTCGACAAGGGTCGCGGTTCGGTGGCCACGGTGCTCATCCAGTCCGGAACGCTGCGTGTCGGTGACGCGATCGTCGCGGGCACGGCCTACGGCCGCGTGCGCGCGATGATCGACGAGAACGGCGACCCGGTCGAGGAGGCCTTCCCCTCCCGCCCGGTGCAGGTTCAGGGTCTGAACTCGGTGCCGCGAGCCGGTGACACGTTCATCGTGACCGAAGAGGACCGCACCGCCCGCCAGATCGCCGAGAAGCGCGAGGCCGCCGAGCGCAACGCCCAGCTGGCCAAGGCCCGCAAGCGCATCTCGCTCGAGGACTTCACCCGCGCTCTCGAAGAGGGCAAGGTCGAGTCGCTCAACCTCATCATCAAGGGTGACGTGTCGGGTGCCGTCGAGGCGCTCGAGGAGTCGCTGCTCAAGATCGAGGTCGACGATTCCGTCCAGCTGCGGATCATCCACCGCGGTGTCGGTGCGATCACCGAGTCCGACATCAACCTCGCGACGATCGACAACGCGATCGTCATCGGCTTCAACGTCCGTCCCGACACGAAGGCGCGCGAGCGCGCCGCCCGTGAGGGTGTGGATGTCCGGTTCTACTCGGTCATCTACAACGCGATCGACGACGTCGAGCAGTCGCTCAAGGGCCTGCTCAAGCCGGAGTACGAAGAGGTCCAGTCGGGTGTCGCCGAGATCCGCGAGGTGTTCCGCTCCTCGAAGTTCGGCAACATCGCCGGTGTCATCGTCCGCTCGGGCACGATCACGCGCAACGCCAAGGCGCGCGTCATCCGCGACGGCGTCGTCATCGCCGACGGTCTGGCGATCGAGTCGCTGCGCCGCTTCAAGGACGACGTCACCGAGGTCCGCACGGACTTCGAGGCGGGTATCGGCCTCGGCAAGTACAACGACATCCAGGTGGGCGACGAGATCGAGACCACCGAGATGGTCGAGAAGCCCCGCGCGTAA
- the rbfA gene encoding 30S ribosome-binding factor RbfA gives MSSERQARLGDRIRVILAERLEKGLRDPRLGFVTITDVRVTGDLQHASVFYTVLGSAEEREDSAKALKAATGMLRSEVGKHLNVRLTPSLEFIPDAIPENAGHIADLLREAQERDAAVAGLAASATYAGDADPYLKPRELDDDE, from the coding sequence ATGTCTTCGGAACGCCAGGCCCGTCTGGGTGACCGCATCCGCGTGATCCTGGCCGAGAGGCTCGAGAAGGGTCTGCGCGACCCGCGTCTCGGCTTCGTCACGATCACCGACGTGCGCGTCACGGGCGACCTGCAGCACGCGTCCGTGTTCTACACGGTGCTGGGCTCCGCGGAGGAGCGCGAGGATTCCGCGAAGGCGCTCAAGGCGGCGACCGGGATGCTGCGCTCCGAGGTGGGCAAGCACCTCAACGTGCGCCTCACCCCGTCGCTCGAGTTCATCCCCGACGCGATCCCCGAGAACGCGGGCCACATCGCCGACCTCCTGCGCGAAGCGCAGGAGCGGGACGCCGCGGTCGCGGGGCTCGCCGCCTCGGCCACCTACGCCGGTGACGCCGACCCTTACCTCAAGCCCCGCGAACTCGACGACGACGAGTAG
- a CDS encoding A/G-specific adenine glycosylase, translated as MPDLAAPLVDWYRVNARDLPWRRPGFGAWGVLVSEFMLQQTPVNRVIPHLEAWLVRWPTPADLAAAAPADAVRQWANLGYPRRALWLQRAAVEIRDRHDGIVPRDVDALLALTGIGDYTARAVAVFAYGDRHPVVDTNTRRVLARAIDGRSQPGSPSRRDLDAMEAILPGDRETAALVNAAAMELGATVCTARTPRCELCPLSDRCAWLAAGRPDTGDERRKQARYEGSDRQTRGAVLKTLRDAATHSVPLADVVPDWPDALQRDRAIDSLIADGLAEAAEGMLRLPQ; from the coding sequence ATGCCCGATCTCGCCGCTCCCCTCGTGGACTGGTACCGGGTGAACGCCCGCGACCTGCCCTGGCGGCGACCGGGCTTCGGGGCGTGGGGCGTGCTGGTGAGCGAGTTCATGCTGCAGCAGACGCCCGTGAACCGCGTCATCCCGCATCTCGAGGCCTGGCTGGTGCGCTGGCCGACGCCGGCCGATCTCGCGGCAGCCGCCCCTGCCGACGCGGTGCGGCAGTGGGCGAACCTCGGCTACCCGCGGCGGGCGCTGTGGCTCCAGCGCGCGGCGGTCGAGATCCGCGATCGCCACGACGGGATCGTGCCGCGCGACGTCGACGCGCTGCTCGCGCTCACCGGCATCGGCGACTACACCGCACGCGCGGTGGCCGTCTTCGCCTACGGCGACCGGCATCCCGTCGTCGACACCAACACGAGGCGGGTCCTCGCCCGCGCGATCGACGGGAGGTCGCAGCCGGGTTCCCCGTCGCGGCGCGACCTCGACGCGATGGAGGCCATCCTGCCCGGCGACCGCGAGACGGCGGCCCTCGTGAACGCAGCGGCGATGGAGCTCGGCGCGACGGTCTGCACCGCGCGGACGCCGCGGTGCGAGCTGTGCCCACTCAGCGATCGCTGCGCCTGGCTCGCCGCGGGTCGCCCCGACACGGGCGACGAACGCCGCAAGCAGGCGCGCTACGAGGGCAGCGACCGGCAGACGCGTGGTGCGGTGCTGAAGACGCTGAGGGATGCTGCGACCCACTCCGTGCCGCTCGCCGACGTCGTCCCCGACTGGCCGGACGCGCTGCAGCGCGACCGCGCGATCGACTCGCTCATCGCGGACGGGCTCGCCGAGGCCGCCGAGGGGATGCTTCGCCTGCCGCAATGA
- a CDS encoding uridine kinase, with translation MRLPVTPTTTLWRELRDRVRRRYPAGRVIVAIDGFDGAGKTVFADGLAEVFAETGDAVFRASIDGFHRPRAERYVRGRRSPEGFSQDSYDYATFRRVLIDPFRDGAQTAGTTGFQLAAFDVARDAPVESQWVTAPLDAVLVVDGTFLHRPELQDLWDWSVWLDVPLEISYARMALRDDSDPDPDAPSNARHRQGQEIYVNEARPREAASVIVDNADLAHPRIVGRS, from the coding sequence ATGCGCCTGCCCGTCACTCCGACCACGACGCTGTGGCGCGAGCTGCGCGACCGCGTGCGGCGGCGTTACCCCGCCGGGCGGGTGATCGTCGCGATCGACGGGTTCGACGGGGCGGGCAAGACGGTGTTCGCCGATGGCCTCGCCGAGGTCTTCGCCGAGACCGGCGACGCCGTGTTCCGGGCGAGCATCGACGGCTTCCATCGTCCGCGCGCGGAGCGGTACGTCCGCGGGCGGCGGAGCCCCGAGGGCTTCTCCCAGGACTCCTACGACTACGCCACGTTCCGCCGCGTGCTCATCGACCCGTTCCGCGACGGCGCGCAGACGGCCGGCACGACGGGCTTCCAGCTCGCCGCGTTCGACGTCGCGCGCGACGCGCCCGTCGAGTCGCAGTGGGTCACCGCCCCGCTCGACGCGGTGCTCGTGGTCGACGGCACCTTCCTCCACCGCCCCGAGTTGCAGGACCTGTGGGACTGGTCGGTGTGGCTCGACGTTCCCCTCGAGATCTCATATGCGCGAATGGCGCTCCGCGACGACTCCGATCCCGATCCCGACGCGCCGTCGAACGCACGCCACCGGCAGGGACAGGAGATCTACGTGAATGAGGCGCGGCCGCGGGAGGCTGCATCCGTCATCGTCGACAACGCGGATCTCGCACACCCCCGGATCGTCGGGCGCAGCTGA
- the truB gene encoding tRNA pseudouridine(55) synthase TruB has translation MAVPGILLVDKPGGITSHDVVARARRALGTRKIGHAGTLDPMATGLLVLGVEGATRLLTFAVGLDKTYEATIRLGVATETDDADGTVIAETDAASLGDVAISDGIAALTGRISQVPSTYSAIKVDGRRAYDLARAGEDVQLKPREVIVSRFDLLAERRSGGTIDLDVVVDCSSGTYIRSLARDLGVALGVGGHLTSLRRTRIGPFDVTSAAAVDALADAPLLDPAAAAARVLGRFDVTADEARDLRHGKRLLGAAGRLPATPTAAIDPDGALVGIVERRGADVKSAMNMPEEAAR, from the coding sequence ATGGCGGTCCCCGGCATCCTCCTGGTCGACAAGCCCGGTGGCATCACTTCGCACGACGTCGTCGCGCGCGCTCGTCGCGCGCTCGGCACGCGCAAGATCGGCCACGCCGGCACGCTCGACCCGATGGCGACGGGACTGCTCGTGCTCGGCGTCGAGGGCGCGACGCGGCTGCTGACCTTCGCGGTCGGGCTCGACAAGACGTACGAGGCGACCATCCGCCTCGGGGTCGCGACCGAAACCGACGACGCCGACGGCACCGTCATCGCGGAGACGGATGCTGCGTCCCTCGGCGACGTCGCGATCTCCGACGGCATCGCCGCGCTGACCGGACGGATCTCGCAGGTGCCGAGCACGTACTCGGCGATCAAGGTGGACGGGCGCCGCGCGTACGATCTCGCGCGGGCGGGGGAGGACGTGCAGCTCAAGCCCCGCGAGGTCATCGTGTCACGGTTCGACCTGCTCGCTGAACGCCGGTCCGGGGGCACCATCGACCTGGACGTGGTGGTCGACTGCTCCAGTGGCACGTACATCCGCTCGCTCGCGCGCGACCTCGGTGTCGCGCTCGGCGTCGGCGGTCATCTCACGTCCCTGCGGCGCACGCGCATCGGCCCGTTCGACGTCACGTCGGCCGCCGCCGTGGACGCGCTGGCGGACGCCCCGCTGCTCGATCCCGCAGCCGCGGCCGCTCGCGTGCTCGGCCGGTTCGACGTGACGGCGGACGAGGCACGCGACCTCCGCCACGGCAAGCGGCTCCTCGGCGCGGCGGGGCGATTGCCCGCGACCCCGACCGCCGCGATCGACCCCGACGGTGCGCTCGTCGGCATCGTCGAGCGACGAGGTGCCGACGTCAAGAGCGCCATGAACATGCCCGAGGAGGCCGCCCGATGA
- a CDS encoding bifunctional riboflavin kinase/FAD synthetase — MIVFRDPSEVPVGFGPSVVAIGKFDGVHSGHRAVIDRARVDAEASGARVVAVTFDRNPLALLRPEICPDSLVGVEQKLRLLAHAGVDATLMLTFDRALADLGAREFVEHVLVGALGVRIVMVGADFRFGRGGAGTPELLRELGPEFGFEVDVVDDVRAIDAGRRVSSTWVRELLDTGDVSGAARLLGRPHAVRGHVVHGLKRGRELGFPTANLSADLEGFVPAEGVYAGWLVDEGRPRNGASEPRSSVRYPAAISIGTNPTFDDVEVRQVEAYVLDETDLDLYGHVVEIEFESRIRGMVAFEGIEPLIETMTADIAKVREELT, encoded by the coding sequence GTGATCGTCTTCCGCGATCCGAGCGAGGTTCCCGTGGGCTTCGGGCCCTCGGTCGTCGCGATCGGCAAGTTCGACGGTGTTCACTCGGGGCATCGCGCGGTCATCGATCGGGCGAGAGTGGATGCTGAGGCCTCCGGTGCGCGCGTCGTGGCGGTGACCTTCGACCGCAACCCGCTGGCACTGCTGCGCCCCGAGATCTGCCCCGACAGCCTCGTCGGCGTCGAGCAGAAGCTCCGCCTGCTCGCCCACGCCGGCGTCGACGCGACGCTCATGCTCACCTTCGACCGTGCGCTGGCCGACCTCGGCGCGCGGGAGTTCGTCGAGCACGTGCTCGTCGGCGCTCTCGGCGTGCGGATCGTGATGGTCGGCGCCGACTTCCGCTTCGGTCGCGGCGGTGCCGGCACTCCCGAGCTGCTGCGCGAACTCGGACCGGAGTTCGGCTTCGAGGTCGACGTCGTCGACGACGTGCGGGCGATCGACGCCGGTCGCCGCGTCTCGTCGACGTGGGTGCGCGAACTGCTCGACACCGGCGACGTGAGCGGTGCCGCGCGTCTTCTCGGGCGCCCGCATGCGGTGCGCGGCCACGTTGTCCACGGACTCAAGCGCGGCCGCGAACTCGGCTTCCCGACCGCGAACCTCTCGGCCGACCTGGAAGGCTTCGTGCCCGCCGAGGGCGTCTATGCCGGATGGCTGGTGGACGAAGGGAGGCCGCGGAACGGAGCATCCGAGCCGCGCAGCAGCGTGCGGTACCCCGCGGCGATCAGCATCGGCACCAATCCGACGTTCGACGACGTCGAGGTGCGCCAGGTCGAGGCCTATGTGCTCGATGAGACGGACCTCGACCTGTACGGACACGTCGTCGAGATCGAATTCGAGTCGCGGATTCGCGGTATGGTCGCGTTCGAGGGGATCGAGCCGCTCATCGAGACGATGACCGCGGACATCGCAAAGGTGCGTGAGGAGCTGACATGA